GCGCTCCTGGCGGAGCGGGGCGTGTAGCGTGTGGCCGGTGGCCTAAAGCCTTTTCCACACGCCACAAGCCACGAGCCACAAGCCGCTACACTGTCCCCCACTGCGGGCCGCCTCTCACGTCGGCCCACCCGGAGGCGAGAAACATGGATGTGGAGATCAGCAAGAGTGTCCTGACGGACATCACCGCCACGACGCTGGAAGGCATCGAGGGCATCGAGGTGGCGAACGCGCCGCTCAAGGTCGGTGAGGTGCTGCGCCAGCAGGGCGGCCCGCGCCGTCCCCGCGCGCTGCGGGTCACCCGCGAGGGCGGGCAGGTCACGGTGGACGTGGGCCTGAACGTAGAGTACGGGCGCAACCTCGTCCAGCTCGCGCACCAGGCGCAGCGGGCGGTGTGCGAGAACGTCGAACTGATGACCGGCCTGAAGGTGAAGGCCGTGAACGTGACCGTGCTGGGCGTGGTGCTGCCCAGGGGAGCTGCCGCTTGACCCGCCGCCGTGAACGCGGGCAGCAGCCGGTGGGCACCCGCCGAGCCGCCCGCGAATTCGCCTTCCGCGTGCTGTTCGAGGCCGAGCGGGGCCACTTGCCACTGGACGCGGTGTTCACCCGTGCCGAGGGCGCCATGCGCGAGGGCGACGATACCTTCCCGCAACTGAACGCGGAGGCGCTGGCCTTCGCCCGGCAACTGGTGGACGGGCTGGGCGAGCGCCGCGCCGATGTGGACGCCACGCTGCGCCGCACCATTCGCGGCTGGGACTTCGAGCAGATGGCCCAGACCGACCTGAACGTGCTGCGCC
The window above is part of the Deinococcus metallilatus genome. Proteins encoded here:
- a CDS encoding Asp23/Gls24 family envelope stress response protein, which translates into the protein MDVEISKSVLTDITATTLEGIEGIEVANAPLKVGEVLRQQGGPRRPRALRVTREGGQVTVDVGLNVEYGRNLVQLAHQAQRAVCENVELMTGLKVKAVNVTVLGVVLPRGAAA
- the nusB gene encoding transcription antitermination factor NusB produces the protein MTRRRERGQQPVGTRRAAREFAFRVLFEAERGHLPLDAVFTRAEGAMREGDDTFPQLNAEALAFARQLVDGLGERRADVDATLRRTIRGWDFEQMAQTDLNVLRLATYEMIYTPEPHPPVIESAVRIARKFGGEDSGRFVNGVLGGLSRSLKTAPRAPRDAEAEDGTGE